A stretch of the Candidatus Jettenia sp. AMX2 genome encodes the following:
- a CDS encoding DUF4340 domain-containing protein, which produces MKLKTTIILLFVAIIGISYVFLYEKEQMPHEEWEKLQKKVIPDFKASLVTKIELNNEWGRIFLEKDENNFWYIVEPKRLRADNSEINSILSEFEYMNKVGAFKQEGSKPFDLEDYGLDAPKVSITMYTNIPAKRDKIQITGPKDKYTVFVGQKLAAGDNVYIKLDTNDEVVVVPGTLKDKINKHILELRSKWVFSFDKDAVDGLQIKTDEFNIVCSKKGIFWRIDDPVKDLADLEKIKDMLGKFKNLQIERTDFLPEEEEENLAKYGLETPRYTVTIKEKDITQSVVFGYSLDNKVYAKRTDEPTIFLLKDAILIDLSKKPNGLRDRKVVRFDSIGTYGINKLEIKTASDVITIEKSLDLDWIITKPINIYADQDTVKNFIEKIKTLEIEDFISDKPVDLAMYGLKEPVFEISVTKEEDRELAKFYVGKKLPEGNKCYVKRVGEEPVYTVPMIEFYDKLEATLLSFRDRLVCDFDKDLAKKIVIEKPDRTFVCKITNKRDIEGQMAWELSNPVQTIADAETVNQIIWDLSFLKAEKYVTEAPQDLESFGLNNPAIKVTVTYEKDAADVPEGQNKKKDNTSGSELALQPQEPLTETRTLLIGKNVKEGDRVNFYAMFNDSNFVFELPWPKVRDFDAELVPTKIFDFERSEVVTLTLDYSDRSIQLEKINNVWNWKTQAPDQKNIQGKEVDYYIRSLSELKSSYIEQYKPTDLTQFSLDKPQLTITAGLETGDIVLLIGKKKNGQGYYAKSKNSDYIHVIDNETITKLMKTEEGFTTIVDEMADKALLEALKPVPEKNPYGSPHGRSYGAPHGGGFH; this is translated from the coding sequence ATGAAACTTAAAACAACTATTATCCTTTTGTTTGTAGCAATTATCGGCATCTCGTATGTCTTTTTATACGAAAAAGAACAGATGCCTCATGAGGAATGGGAAAAGCTGCAAAAAAAGGTCATCCCTGATTTTAAAGCATCACTCGTCACAAAAATAGAACTCAATAACGAGTGGGGCAGGATTTTTTTAGAAAAAGACGAAAATAATTTCTGGTACATTGTCGAACCAAAAAGGCTCCGCGCTGACAATTCAGAGATTAATAGCATACTTTCTGAATTTGAATACATGAACAAAGTAGGAGCATTTAAGCAGGAAGGAAGCAAGCCCTTTGATCTCGAAGATTATGGGCTGGATGCGCCAAAGGTCTCTATCACCATGTATACCAATATTCCGGCAAAGCGCGACAAGATACAAATAACCGGGCCAAAAGACAAATATACCGTATTTGTAGGGCAAAAACTTGCAGCGGGTGATAATGTATACATTAAGCTCGACACGAACGATGAGGTTGTTGTGGTACCCGGAACACTTAAAGATAAGATCAATAAGCATATTCTTGAATTAAGAAGCAAATGGGTATTTTCATTTGACAAGGATGCTGTTGACGGTTTACAGATTAAAACAGATGAGTTCAATATTGTATGCAGTAAAAAGGGAATTTTCTGGCGAATTGATGATCCTGTTAAAGACCTCGCGGATTTGGAAAAAATCAAGGATATGTTAGGTAAATTCAAAAACCTTCAAATTGAACGTACAGATTTTCTTCCGGAAGAAGAAGAGGAAAACCTTGCTAAATATGGCTTAGAAACGCCACGTTACACAGTAACAATCAAGGAAAAAGATATTACCCAATCTGTCGTTTTTGGATATTCATTGGATAACAAAGTATACGCAAAGCGAACAGATGAGCCTACCATTTTCCTCCTCAAGGATGCAATACTCATAGACTTAAGCAAGAAGCCAAACGGCTTGCGTGATAGAAAAGTAGTAAGATTTGATTCTATTGGTACCTATGGTATAAATAAACTGGAGATAAAGACCGCTTCCGATGTAATTACTATTGAGAAATCCCTGGATCTTGACTGGATAATCACAAAGCCAATTAATATTTATGCTGATCAGGATACCGTCAAGAATTTTATCGAGAAAATTAAGACCCTGGAAATTGAGGATTTTATCTCAGATAAACCAGTTGATTTAGCAATGTATGGATTAAAAGAACCGGTATTTGAGATTTCTGTCACAAAAGAAGAAGACAGAGAACTTGCCAAGTTCTACGTTGGCAAAAAACTGCCAGAAGGTAATAAATGTTATGTGAAACGCGTCGGGGAAGAACCTGTATATACAGTTCCTATGATAGAATTCTATGATAAACTGGAAGCCACACTCCTTTCCTTCCGCGACAGGCTTGTGTGTGATTTTGATAAAGATTTAGCCAAAAAGATCGTAATAGAAAAACCTGACCGCACATTTGTATGCAAGATAACCAACAAAAGGGACATTGAGGGACAAATGGCATGGGAACTCTCAAACCCCGTTCAAACGATAGCTGACGCTGAAACGGTTAACCAAATTATATGGGACCTGTCCTTCTTAAAAGCAGAGAAATACGTTACCGAAGCGCCGCAGGACCTGGAAAGTTTTGGATTAAATAACCCGGCAATCAAAGTGACAGTAACTTATGAGAAGGACGCAGCAGATGTACCCGAGGGACAGAACAAAAAGAAGGATAACACGTCAGGGTCAGAACTTGCCCTGCAACCTCAAGAACCCCTCACTGAAACGAGAACTTTACTCATTGGTAAAAACGTCAAAGAAGGTGACAGGGTAAATTTCTATGCTATGTTTAACGATAGCAATTTTGTGTTTGAGCTTCCCTGGCCCAAAGTTAGGGATTTCGATGCAGAATTGGTACCAACCAAAATATTTGATTTTGAAAGGTCAGAGGTAGTAACCCTTACCCTTGATTATTCTGATAGGTCTATCCAGTTAGAAAAGATAAACAATGTCTGGAACTGGAAGACACAAGCTCCTGACCAGAAGAATATCCAGGGAAAGGAGGTCGATTATTATATTCGCAGTCTTTCAGAGTTGAAAAGCAGCTATATCGAACAGTATAAACCAACCGATTTAACGCAATTTTCGTTAGACAAACCCCAACTCACAATTACAGCCGGTTTGGAAACCGGTGATATTGTACTCCTTATTGGCAAAAAGAAAAACGGACAGGGGTACTATGCCAAGAGTAAAAACTCAGATTATATTCATGTCATTGATAACGAAACAATTACTAAACTCATGAAAACAGAAGAAGGCTTTACTACTATTGTTGATGAAATGGCAGATAAAGCACTTTTAGAGGCACTTAAACCGGTTCCTGAAAAAAATCCTTATGGAAGTCCGCATGGAAGGTCATACGGAGCTCCTCATGGTGGAGGATTTCATTAA
- a CDS encoding GldG family protein, with protein MSILKKNGWFDKSSGYIILAGIIAILTGFGISRIFNAWGLTSLILTGIGAAVAIGAGLIIAVQNKWFSTEASKRKALVGTNVAMMSIFAACIFAIVGFLNIRHYERFDLTLTGKYSLSEKTKNILRHLDKPVVITTLYNPGEMFYEQIVDILKEYAYHSDNIRIENIDPLRNRTKVEELGKRLGMTDLQLNTVVFECGEYSKHVPQNEVIERQFPFKFKGEEAFTEAILNVTQEKRTAIYFVTGHGERSFEDYDRGGISGISNALKRDNCHIAPLDILTTRKIPDSCDVLVVAGPTKAYLTEELNIIQNYLENRGKLLLMLEPAAPPNSPTGFKTLLAEYGIVAHDDVVVYSKVNMPLFGIQTVAEIYVGKDEYSDHIITESLKNYNTIFFGACSVGAAPPNDQMPYQATTLMHAPEQSWGERDVENIRAKKPENNSDVDLQGPISLAVVSQVKELPKTVTQSHPEFANDPKAQPQGARLVIFGDVNFATNEYIENPGNSDLIRNSVNWLAKKETQLGISAKAPDFRRATINPFQMKVIFWISIAGIPIIPIVIGSIVWWRRRR; from the coding sequence TGATAAATCAAGTGGATATATCATATTGGCAGGTATTATTGCCATATTAACAGGTTTTGGCATATCGAGAATCTTTAATGCCTGGGGATTAACCTCCCTTATTCTTACGGGTATTGGTGCAGCCGTTGCGATAGGTGCTGGGTTGATCATTGCTGTTCAAAACAAATGGTTTTCAACGGAGGCATCCAAGAGAAAAGCGCTTGTAGGAACTAACGTTGCTATGATGTCCATCTTTGCTGCATGCATCTTTGCGATCGTCGGGTTTTTAAATATCAGGCACTACGAACGTTTTGACCTTACCCTCACCGGTAAATATTCACTCTCAGAAAAAACAAAAAACATACTCAGGCACCTCGACAAACCAGTTGTTATTACTACCCTTTATAATCCAGGGGAAATGTTTTACGAACAAATCGTGGACATACTAAAGGAATATGCTTACCATTCAGATAACATAAGGATAGAAAATATCGATCCCCTAAGGAATAGAACAAAAGTAGAAGAATTGGGAAAACGTCTCGGCATGACTGATCTTCAGTTAAACACCGTTGTATTTGAATGTGGGGAATACAGCAAGCATGTACCACAGAATGAGGTCATAGAAAGGCAATTTCCTTTTAAATTTAAGGGAGAAGAAGCATTTACAGAGGCAATTCTCAATGTCACCCAGGAAAAGCGGACTGCAATTTATTTTGTTACCGGACATGGGGAAAGGAGCTTTGAGGATTATGACCGTGGCGGGATATCCGGAATCTCAAATGCTCTTAAACGTGATAATTGCCATATAGCCCCTCTTGATATTCTGACTACCAGAAAAATTCCGGATAGCTGTGATGTGTTGGTAGTCGCAGGGCCAACAAAAGCCTATTTAACAGAAGAATTAAATATTATCCAGAACTACCTTGAAAACAGAGGTAAACTTCTCCTCATGCTCGAACCTGCTGCCCCCCCAAACAGCCCTACAGGATTTAAAACCCTTTTGGCAGAATATGGCATTGTTGCACACGATGATGTTGTTGTATACAGCAAGGTTAATATGCCTCTCTTCGGTATTCAAACAGTTGCAGAGATTTACGTGGGTAAGGATGAATATTCAGACCATATCATTACCGAAAGTCTGAAAAATTATAATACAATATTTTTTGGCGCATGTAGTGTTGGCGCAGCACCTCCTAACGATCAGATGCCCTATCAGGCTACTACACTTATGCATGCACCTGAGCAATCATGGGGCGAAAGGGATGTTGAAAATATTAGAGCGAAAAAGCCTGAAAATAACAGTGATGTTGATTTACAAGGGCCTATTTCCCTTGCGGTTGTTTCTCAGGTAAAGGAATTACCAAAAACCGTTACCCAATCTCATCCTGAATTTGCAAACGATCCGAAAGCTCAACCCCAGGGGGCCCGGCTAGTTATTTTTGGAGATGTAAACTTTGCTACAAACGAGTATATTGAAAACCCGGGTAATTCAGATTTAATTCGTAATTCAGTAAACTGGCTGGCAAAAAAAGAAACGCAGCTCGGCATCTCCGCAAAAGCACCGGATTTCCGCAGAGCAACGATTAACCCCTTTCAGATGAAGGTTATATTCTGGATATCAATCGCGGGCATTCCGATTATACCAATCGTTATCGGAAGTATTGTTTGGTGGAGAAGACGCCGGTAA